One window of Triticum dicoccoides isolate Atlit2015 ecotype Zavitan chromosome 5A, WEW_v2.0, whole genome shotgun sequence genomic DNA carries:
- the LOC119303487 gene encoding YTH domain-containing protein ECT3-like, with translation MAPAVAHAADHAADLLHKLSLDPKGVAGQGKEAQKKVSAAPNGRMNGVVASPNPQVASAGQWPAMGLQDYKNANMYGAGADAYQYYYGGWGDYSVYVGLDGAESLNPGAYGDMYCYPQYGVASSGYDTQMYGSQHYQYPSTYLQPQTTGTTKPAFKPNAGKSDLLPQKDASAAPAAYQKPGLVDASKANSNSTDSSTGLKKTTYPVKPSGRSASYQNHGDKAAYPSYGGHTQQKLSVGNSTSTASNPKTKGLLGQNSALGPQTPGYMSSMYSSVMYNANAYGPDYWYGSHLYGSGMYGGWNVLSDGKYKPRPKTYGSYRFGNENIDGLNELKRGPRSTVIKNEQGAGEAAVAPAKGQELPTGDASNAVVQDQYNKADFVETYSDAKFFVIKSYSEDDVHKSIKYNVWASTPSGNKRLDAAYQAAKDKSSNSPVFLLFSVNTSGQFIGLAEMVGQVDFNKTVEYWQQDKWTGCFPVKWHIVKDIPNTLLKHIILEYNENKPVTNSRDTQEVRLEQGLQVLKIFKDHVCKTSMLDDFGFYDNREKIMQEKKSKRQQPLEKIMNKKPLSVNNTENQEVDGKQGIMNKKPLSTSNTENQDVDAKQGLQELKVHGEKNPVVENGVAAGAVNGVAPTDASPAAVAVGC, from the exons atggcccccGCCGTCGCTCACGCCGCCGACC ACGCCGCGGATTTGCTGCACAAGCTGTCGCTGGATCCCAAGGGCGTGGCCGGCCAGGGCAAAGAGGCGCAGAAGAAG GTCTCGGCAGCACCCAATGGCAGGATGAACGGCGTGGTGGCGTCTCCAAACCCGCAGGTGGCGTCGGCGGGGCAGTGGCCAGCCATGGGGCTGCAGGATTACAAGAATGCCAACATGTATGGTGCTGGCGCTGACGCCTACCAGTATTACTATGGAG GCTGGGGGGATTATTCAGTGTATGTGGGCCTCGACGGAGCAGAGTCACTTAACCCT GGTGCTTATGGGGACATGTATTGCTATCCTCAGTATGGTGTTGCTTCGTCTGGGTATGACACGCAGATGTACGGATCTCAGCATTACCAGTACCCGTCCACGTATCTCCAGCCACAGACTACTGGCACCACTAAGCCAGCATTCAAGCCTAATGCTGGCAAATCAGATCTTTTACCGCAGAAGGATGCTTCTGCTGCACCTGCTGCTTATCAGAAGCCTGGATTGGTGGATGCTTCCAAAGCCAATTCAAACAGCACTGATAGTTCAACAGGTCTGAAGAAAACCACATACCCGGTGAAACCAAGTGGGCGTTCAGCTAGTTATCAGAACCATGGTGATAAAGCTGCTTATCCATCGTATGGTGGTCATACTCAGCAGAAACTCTCTGTTGGAAATTCTACATCAACTGCTTCTAATCCTAAAACCAAG GGATTGCTTGGGCAAAACTCAGCACTGGGGCCACAGACACCTGGGTACATGAGTTCCATGTACTCTAGTGTCATGTACAATGCAAATGCATATGGACCTGACTATTGGTATGGATCTCACCTCTATGGCTCTGGTATGTATGGTGGGTGGAATGTACTGTCAGATGGAAAGTACAAGCCCAGACCAAAAACCTATGGATCATACCGTTTCGGTAATGAGAACATAGATGGCTTGAATGAGCTGAAGAGAGGGCCAAGAAGCACTGTCATTAAAAATGAACAGGGTGCTGGAGAAGCTGCTGTTGCACCTGCAAAAGGACAGGAGCTTCCTACTGGCGATGCCTCAAATGCAGTTGTGCAGGATCAGTACAATAAGGCTGACTTTGTTGAAACTTACTCAGATGCCAAGTTCTTCGTTATAAAATCATACAGTGAGGATGATGTTCACAAGAGCATCAAGTACAATGTTTGGGCAAGCACCCCCAGTGGAAATAAAAGGCTTGATGCTGCTTATCAAGCTGCTAAAGACAAATCAAGCAATTCACCTGTATTTCTGTTGTTCTCT GTCAACACCAGCGGTCAGTTCATTGGACTTGCCGAGATGGTTGGTCAGGTTGATTTTAACAAGACAGTTGAATACTGGCAGCAAGACAAGTGGACTGGCTGCTTCCCCGTCAAGTGGCACATTGTAAAGGACATTCCCAACACTCTATTGAAGCACATTATTCTTGAGTATAACGAAAACAAACCAGTGACAAACAGCAGAGATACCCAGGAG GTTAGGCTTGAGCAAGGCCTTCAGGTGCTAAAGATTTTCAAGGATCATGTCTGCAAGACATCCATGTTGGATGACTTTGGCTTTTATGATAACCGTGAGAagataatgcaagagaagaaatccaagcgaCAGCAGCCACTGGAGAAG ATCATGAACAAAAAGCCGCTTTCTGTCAACAACACTGAAAACCAAGAAGTCGATGGGAAGCAGGGGATCATGAACAAAAAGCCGCTTTCTACCAGCAACACTGAAAATCAAGATGTTGATGCAAAGCAGGGGCTGCAGGAACTCAAGGTCCATGGAGAGAAAAACCCTGTGGTGGAAAACGGTGTGGCGGCAGGGGCTGTAAATGGTGTTGCCCCAACAGACGCAAGCCCGGCAGCGGTCGCAGTTGGCTGTTGA
- the LOC119303489 gene encoding YTH domain-containing protein ECT1-like gives MAAAAAAAADQATNLLQKLSLDAKTEAIDAPAAKEKASGGLGGKLNGVAATRNPRASEQWANPQDYSDASMYYGAYPAAYYCAGWGDYSMYLNQDGVETPTAGAYGDMYCYPQYGHDGQMYGSQQYQYPSSYHQPQNTASKPQYKSKTDKLAPSKDISSTVADPLHAVASAPKATANSVDEVKGLKKTSTPLNPSGNNGSYLNQSSRPAYPWYGGQIYQGKQQKPSSGNPTSTDSNPKSKVQSKNQNTQPLPPLMSLPNSPVASMYAANGMYNSNAYGGFWYGSQFYGPGMYGGWNNLSDGKYKPRGRTAYGSYGFPNENLDGLNELKRGPRSGLSNNQQGFGPAAVTAVKAQDVSATDGSNAVVQDQYKGSDLADTYENAKFFIIKSYSEDDVHKSIKYNVWASTPNGNKKLDSAYLEAKSVNSPVFLLFSVNTSGQFVGLAEMVGQVDFDKTVEHWQQDKWTGCFPVKWHIVKDIPNNLLKHIILEYNENKPVTNSRDTQEVKLEQGLQVLKIFKDHVSKTSILDDFSFYDNREKIMQERKSQRQQQLKKITSPKLLPTVDNTENDSGNAQESQKPGVTRENKSAVEDNVEAAAVSGVAPKDANPTAASLAVANGC, from the exons ATggcagccgcagccgccgccgccgccgacc AGGCTACGAATTTGCTGCAGAAGCTATCCCTTGATGCCAAGACTGAAGCCATCGACGCCCCGGCGGCGAAGGAGAAG GCGTCCGGAGGGCTGGGCGGCAAGCTGAATGGTGTGGCGGCCACACGGAACCCACGGGCGTCCGAGCAGTGGGCAAATCCACAGGATTACAGCGATGCAAGCATGTATTATGGCGCCTACCCTGCTGCTTACTATTGCGCAG GTTGGGGTGATTATTCCATGTACTTGAATCAGGATGGAGTGGAAACACCTACTGCT GGTGCCTACGGTGACATGTACTGCTATCCTCAATATGGGCATGATGGTCAGATGTATGGGTCACAGCAATATCAGTACCCATCATCATACCACCAGCCCCAGAATACTGCCAGTAAGCCACAATACAAGTCTAAAACTGACAAGCTAGCCCCATCAAAGGATATTTCCTCTACTGTTGCTGATCCGCTGCATGCCGTAGCCAGTGCTCCCAAAGCCACTGCAAACAGCGTTGATGAGGTAAAAGGTCTGAAGAAGACATCCACACCACTGAACCCAAGTGGGAACAATGGTAGTTACCTGAACCAAAGTAGCAGACCAGCTTATCCATGGTACGGTGGCCAAATCTACCAGGGAAAACAGCAGAAGCCTTCTAGTGGCAATCCTACTTCAACTGATTCAAATCCTAAAAGCAAGGTTCAGTCGAAGAATCAGAATACTCAACCTCTTCCTCCTCTGATG AGTTTACCTAACTCACCGGTGGCTTCAATGTATGCTGCTAATGGAATGTACAACAGCAATGCCTATGGTGGCTTTTGGTATGGATCCCAGTTTTATGGGCCAGGAATGTATGGTGGGTGGAATAATCTGTCGGATGGAAAATACAAGCCCCGAGGGAGGACAGCGTATGGATCGTATGGATTTCCCAATGAAAACTTGGATGGTTTGAATGAGTTGAAGAGAGGACCACGGAGTGGACTCTCTAATAACCAACAGGGCTTTGGACCTGCTGCTGTGACAGCTGTCAAAGCACAGGATGTTTCTGCTACTGATGGCTCTAATGCAGTTGTACAGGATCAGTACAAGGGGTCTGACTTAGCTGacacttatgaaaatgccaaattcttTATTATTAAGTCGTACAGCGAGGATGATGTTCACAAGAGCATCAAGTACAATGTTTGGGCTAGCACACCTAATGGAAATAAAAAGCTTGACAGTGCTTATCTGGAAGCTAAATCTGTCAATTCTCCTGTATTCCTTCTCTTCTCT GTTAACACCAGTGGGCAGTTTGTTGGTCTCGCTGAGATGGTTGGCCAGGTTGATTTTGACAAGACGGTGGAACACTGGCAGCAAGACAAGTGGACTGGTTGCTTCCCTGTCAAGTGGCACATTGTCAAGGATATTCCCAACAACTTGTTAAAGCATATCATTCTCGAGTATAATGAAAACAAACCAGTGACGAACAGCAGAGATACACAGGAG GTCAAGCTCGAGCAAGGCCTTCAGGTGTTGAAGATTTTCAAGGATCATGTCTCCAAAACATCCATCCTGGATGACTTCAGCTTTTATGATAACCGTGAGAAGATAATGCAAGAGAGGAAATCACAGCGGCAGCAACAACTGAAGAAG ATCACGAGTCCGAAGCTGCTGCCTACTGTTGACAACACTGAAAATGATTCCGGCAATGCGCAGGAATCGCAGAAGCCTGGAGTTACCAGAGAGAACAAATCtgcggtggaagacaatgtggaggcGGCTGCCGTGAGTGGAGTTGCCCCGAAAGATGCTAACCCCACAGCCGCAAGCTTGGCTGTCGCAAATGGCTGCTGA